TTGTGCCGGTCGCAACGGTGGATTTATTCTATCCGGTAGCGGACGTTTATCGCTAAGCGCAATTGAAGACAAATGGGGAGAAAGTACGGCAAAGGGCATGCAGCAGGAGTTCGAGGGCGCTGTTGAGTTACTGCATAAACGTATTGCACGTCATAATATGCAAGTTGATTTGTGCCAAGGTCCCTACTTCAAACTTGCCCACTCTACAAAACACGCAAAGCGACTGCACCATGCAGCATCAATCCAGGAAACAAAATTTGGTGCAAAGAGCACATTGCTTAGCCAAAACGACGTTGAACGTCAGTTTTCGATAAATAGCACCTATGGCGGTGTAAAAGTAGAGGGAGCATGCCTACACCCTTTAAAACTTGCAGACGAATATGCCAAAACAGCACAAGGCTTAGGCGCCCATCTCTACTACAACACCCCGGCCCTCGACATCCTTAAAGATGGTTCTACTTATTTGGTGAAAACCCCATCGGGGAACATTCGCGCAAACAATGTCTTAATTGCAAGCAACGCCTATACACCCAAACAGTTTCATAACGCAGTAGATAACAAACAGTTTCCTGTACAATCGAGTATTTTTGTTACTGCGCCACTGACCCAAAAACAACAAGCGGAAACTGGTTTAAGTACACCAATGAGCTTTATGGATACGCGTATGATGAAATATTACTATCGCGTATTACCCGACGGGCGGCTACTCTTTGGTGGGCGCGGTGCAGTATTGGGCAAGCACAGCGAGCATCCCAGTGAAAAGGCCCGCTTGTATAGGGCAATGATTAAAAGCTTTCCGGCCCTTGAAGGAATTGCAATGACGCACTTTTGGAGTGGTTGGGTGAGCGTGTCACTTGATGATATGCCAAGAATATTCATTGATACAAAGAACAATGACTCGCTTGGTTATGCCATGGGCTATTGTGGCTCAGGGGTATCGTTTGCTGCATTTGCAGGAATGCGCTTAGCCCAACGTATGCTAGGCAATGAAGATATTGATTTATCACTCCCTTTGTATCAATCGCCGCTTCCCACTTTTCCATTTGCTACCTTCCGAAGAGTGGCATTAAGGGGGCTTTATCAATGGGCCAAAATTGCCGAGCGTTAAAAACGTACTATCGCTAGCCGCACGCTCACTTTTTAAGCTATCTTATTAAACAGCAATTCAAATTCACCTTCCTCGTCATTGAAAACAAGGAGTTTTGCCATGTCTTATATAGATGGATTTGCGGTCGCAGTACCTAATGAGAATAAAGCGTTGTATCTGGAGCATGCCACATTAGCGGGTGGTATTTTTAAGGAGTATGGCGCATTAAAGATTATCGAGGCGTGGGGAGATGATGTTCCTGACGGAGAGGTAACCTCGTTTTTAAAGGCGGTACAAGCAAAAGAAGGCGAAACGGTAGTATTTTCAATTGCTTTTTGGCCGTCAAAAGCCGTTAGAGATGAAGCATGGAAAAAGGTTATGGAAGACCCGCGAATGCAAAACGATGAAAACCCCATGCCATTTGACGGAAAGCGGCTTATCTATGGTGGCTTCGAGATATTGCTAGAAATCTAGTTCGTTGATTCAAGTAAGTAAGAAGACATAAAAAAGCCCATCGTTAAGATGGGCCGTATTTTTGAGCGTATTTTGCAAAGCTTAGGCCAGTGTAATACGTGCGAATTTGCGTTTACCTACCTGGTAAACATTCTCGCCTTTTTCAGTAATCACTAAACGAGTGTCTTCCACTTTATCGCCATTAATTTTTACTGCGCCTTGCTTAATCATGCGCATTGCATCAGAAGTAGAGCCTACCAACTTTGCTTCTTTTAACAGGTTTCCAATGGCAATACCTTCATCGCCCAGCGCAATTTCCACTTCCGGCATATCGTCTGGAATTGCATTTTTTTGGAAGCGTTGAATAAAGTCCTGATGTGCGCCTTCAGCGGCAGCGTCGTCGTGGAAGCGCGCAATAATTTCTTTGGCCAACATAATCTTAATATCACGTGGATTTTCGCCATTGGCAACACGCGTTTTAAGATCAGCAATTTCTTCTAACGGACGGAAACTCAATAAGTCGTAATAACGCCACATCAAATCATCAGAAATTGACATTACTTTACCGAACATATCGTTTGGCGCATCAGTAATACCAATATAATTGTTCAGTGATTTTGACATTTTCTGAACGCCATCAAGACCTTCTAATAGCGGTACCATTACAATTGACTGCTGCGTTAGACCTTGCTCTTTTTGTAACTCACGACCCATTAGCAAGTTAAAGCGCTGATCAGTACCACCAAGCTCAACGTCTGCTTTAAGTGCAACTGAGTCCCATCCTTGAACAAGTGGATACAAGAACTCGTGAATAGCAATAGGCTGGCCATTGTTATAGCGCTTTTTAAAGTCATCGCGTTCAAGCATACGCGCAACGGTTTGGCTGGCAGCAAGCTTGATCATTCCCGCAGCGCCGAGCTGGTCCATCCATTCAGAGTTAAAACGAATTTCCGTTTTATCTTCATCAAGAATTTTGAACACTTGTTCCTGATACGTTTTAGCGTTCTCTAATACTTGTTCTTTGCTTAAAGGCTTGCGCGTTACATTTTTACCTGTAGGATCGCCAATAAGGCCGGTAAAATCACCAATAAGAAAAACGACCTTGTGGCCCAGTTGCTGGAAAGTGCGCAACTTATTGATCAAAACTGTGTGACCAAGATGCAGATCAGGTGCTGTTGGATCGAAACCCGCCTTAATCGTCAGGGTTTTGCCGGATTTTAGTTTTTCAATTAAATCCTCTTCGGGGAGTATTTCATCAACACCCCGTTTAATCTCAGCCAACGCTGTTTGCCAATCTTTCATTTGTAAGTCACACTCTTTGATAAGACTAAATTCAATTTTGGCCGGCATTTTACGCGTACAACGGAACCATTAAAAGGTTTTGACGTCAAAAACCGGATTACAATGCGTCATGTTGTTAAACCCAAAGGCTTTGAGTCGAACGAACTGACATTGATTTCGCAGATCAGGGGGGGAAGGGCTTCCGCAAACACGCGGTAAACCCATCCATGGGCGCTCCGCCACCGCATCCCTGCGGTGGAGGGTTTGCTCCAGCCCTTCCCCCCTGCTCGCGACTAGTCAATATCCGTTCACCGAAGAGCCTTTGGGTGTAACAATTTAATAACATTTATAACGAGAAAAGTTGCATTTTTAAGCAACGTATGTGAAATAGTGTTGTGCACGTAACATTTCTCAGGTGGGCAGTAGTATGAGAAAGACAATAGACGCCTCTAAGGCGCTAAATCTATTCAAAA
The DNA window shown above is from Alteromonas sp. KC3 and carries:
- a CDS encoding NAD(P)/FAD-dependent oxidoreductase, encoding MQYDPLVSKHVQPSLPAPTTYWHSTHNCVHYEALARDINTEYLVIGGGYTGLSAAITLAEAGKHVVLIDAHSVGFGCAGRNGGFILSGSGRLSLSAIEDKWGESTAKGMQQEFEGAVELLHKRIARHNMQVDLCQGPYFKLAHSTKHAKRLHHAASIQETKFGAKSTLLSQNDVERQFSINSTYGGVKVEGACLHPLKLADEYAKTAQGLGAHLYYNTPALDILKDGSTYLVKTPSGNIRANNVLIASNAYTPKQFHNAVDNKQFPVQSSIFVTAPLTQKQQAETGLSTPMSFMDTRMMKYYYRVLPDGRLLFGGRGAVLGKHSEHPSEKARLYRAMIKSFPALEGIAMTHFWSGWVSVSLDDMPRIFIDTKNNDSLGYAMGYCGSGVSFAAFAGMRLAQRMLGNEDIDLSLPLYQSPLPTFPFATFRRVALRGLYQWAKIAER
- a CDS encoding DUF1428 domain-containing protein, yielding MSYIDGFAVAVPNENKALYLEHATLAGGIFKEYGALKIIEAWGDDVPDGEVTSFLKAVQAKEGETVVFSIAFWPSKAVRDEAWKKVMEDPRMQNDENPMPFDGKRLIYGGFEILLEI
- the tyrS gene encoding tyrosine--tRNA ligase, with translation MKDWQTALAEIKRGVDEILPEEDLIEKLKSGKTLTIKAGFDPTAPDLHLGHTVLINKLRTFQQLGHKVVFLIGDFTGLIGDPTGKNVTRKPLSKEQVLENAKTYQEQVFKILDEDKTEIRFNSEWMDQLGAAGMIKLAASQTVARMLERDDFKKRYNNGQPIAIHEFLYPLVQGWDSVALKADVELGGTDQRFNLLMGRELQKEQGLTQQSIVMVPLLEGLDGVQKMSKSLNNYIGITDAPNDMFGKVMSISDDLMWRYYDLLSFRPLEEIADLKTRVANGENPRDIKIMLAKEIIARFHDDAAAEGAHQDFIQRFQKNAIPDDMPEVEIALGDEGIAIGNLLKEAKLVGSTSDAMRMIKQGAVKINGDKVEDTRLVITEKGENVYQVGKRKFARITLA